CTGCTCTCCTTGCTCTTCTTCTACACTCATAATTTCTCTCAATTTTCGAATAGTACTCTCAGCCCCTTTAAATACACAATTAGGAAGGTTTTTCAAAATCTCCAAATGCCCATAATTGGTCTCCAAGTTCAAATGATAAAGAAAACCTAGCTCCAACTCATTTTATgagaatatatgtattttttaaataatatttgtttACTTAATTTTGAGTAGATtgttaattaaataagtaaatTAGTTTAGAAAATGAACAGAATTTCAAAGAAgatatttgtaattattttaatagttaCGAGTAAATTTTTACAACAAGAAACAGACCTCTACAATAATTATTGTTTATTGAGAAAAGTCCAATTTATTATATACATTGGTAAGTATTGAATGCTTATAATTATGATAGTTACCTTTTTTATGACTTGAAAAGTTAATgggtaaattttgtatttttagacttaaattaattatatactaaaaataaataaattttttaattaaaatatttaatataacctttttagaaattaattttataatttgttttattttttatttaaaaaaaataaataatcaggTTAGTATcaagtaatttattaattatttttagtaaattttaaaattaatcacaGCCGTCTTATAATAATCTAACGACTAAAAGTAAATGTAACtatcataattatatatttgatgTAACTATTCAAACATCCTCTATATAtatagagcattgctattgggcaccagtggtgTCTAGCTAGCACTTTCTAGATGTGTCACTTGCAATTGAATAGCAATACTCTTTATAAATTATtgcattaaattatataaaatttaatacttaTTTGGACTAATAGAAATATAAACAAATAGAAGGttaggggtgtgcataaatcgatccaatctaatGACAACCGACTgccaaacattggatatccaattctaatcggatcggatcagatgttatttttgaatatccaattggatcggatcggatgttggatgGAGTGTCTAAAATTCCAATACATTCAAttaaactaattagtattttcatttagtttggatgagtaattagattttataatgttatacgtaaaatatatatgtatacattaaaattttactctttttttcttggattgcaTGGATCCAGTCTAATCTAgtacatattggacctaaaatattggatagatccgatccgatccaaaaatactagtctaaaatattgaataaattcaaattgaaccaataaatatttatgaaatatatCTAATGTATAGAAtcaatccaatccaacatccaatggatgttgaatcgattggatgactgaaatcaattagatcggatcggatggtaaaatctaacatccaatatataattggatcgAATCTGGATGGGCTTAAaaacattggatgtgatccaatgaacactcCTAGAAGATGCTTGAACATTactattaggcaccagtggtgcttaGCACCTTCTTGATATGTcacgttgcgattggctagcgatactccctaaaagctattatattaaactatgtggaacccgatacttagttagaCCAATAGCGATACTTATACATAAGAGTGTTAAGTACCACTGGTGCCATTTAGCATTTTTCAAGATGCTTGCGCCACTACCACTataatttttaacatttctcatttAAGATTAATAAAGTACTATAGTCAGTCCGTCActccatatagacacattaatTTTTGGTTGGCACAGCATTTATGACATACATAGGAAACTCGCAATAGTAGTTATTAGTTGGTAGCTGATCAGTTACTTGTACCACTCAACTCATTAATAACTTACTTAAAATACAAACATAATCATTTTGCAGGTGAAAATTCAAATCttattggatccaaaatatcaTACATTCATCATCAATTAATCTGCAAGTGATATTCTCACTTTTTGAAACagacaatacaatacaattatatttagctatttatatatttatatgtgtgATCTTCTGTATATTCATATCATATCAATCAATTATTATAtagcttaattattattattattattatatataattggcTAATATTGCGTCTGCATGCTGTTTCACCACCTTCCAAGCCCTAACAATGTGAGATTCCTCAGTCAAGGTTGACCCAACAGCAAAACGAAGAGCATACACGTCACCAACCATGCAATGACTCATGTAAACCCGACCCGACCCGTTTATAGACTCCAACAACTCTTTGTTCACGTCATTTATGCATGCTTCACGTAAATTTACGTTACCATTAATAACACCATACTCATCACCGAAGACGACGTCGTTTTTAGTAGTTGTAGTTGTTGTTGtagtaataataattttgaatttacttaTGGCCAATGGTGAAATCCTAAAACAGACCAAAGAAAAGTTTCTCTTAACGACAACCTCAAACCTGTCGTCCGTACCTAAAAGAGCTTCGAACTGTTTAGCCATCTTTACATGGCTTCGTAGAAACCCTTGGAGTCTCTCAACGCCATAGCTACGAAGAACTAACCATAGTTTAAGCGAACGAAATCTCCTGCTTAGTGTTATTTGCCAGTCTTTGTAGTCAACGACCAACTTTGACTCGGTCGCTTTGTTATTCAAAAACTCAGGGCTTGTCGATAAAGACTTGGTCAACGCAATTGGATCCTTTACCCAAAGGCAACAACAGTCGAGTGTAGTGAAAAACCACTTGTGCGCGTTGAAACTAAACGAGTTCACGCGCTCAACTCCATCGATGAAATGTCGGAATTCCGGACAAATACACGCGCTTCCAGCGTAAGCTGCGTCCACGTGGACCCACATGTCGTGATCTTTTGCCACGTCGGATATCGGACCTAGTGGATCGACCGCTGTGGTTGCTGTGGTCCCCACTGTTGCGCAAACGAAGAGGGGTACCAATCCTGCTTCCACGTCAGCAACTatctttttctttaatatttctgAGGACATGGACAAAAGCGTCTTTTTACTCGTCTCGATGATCCGACAGTTTTCCGGGTGGATCCCAACGATTCTGGATGCCTTTTGAAAAGCACTGTGGGTATGATCCGACCCGTAAACGACAAGCTTTCCTATGTTTTCTCTTCCGATTTCATTAAGCTTTCGATCTCTCGCCGCCACAAGTGTGCAAATCACCGCCTCACACGTGGTACCCATCAGAACGCCGCCGCCGGTGCCGGAGAAGAGGAATGAGTTAGGGAGTTTGAGCATTTCTCCGAGCCAGTCCATTACTACTGTTTCCAGCTCCGTGGCTGCCGGAGATGAGACCCAGTTGAGTCCGACGACGTTTAACCCGGCAGCTAGGGTTTCTCCGAGGAATCCGGCAGTACTCCCACTGGATGGGAATAATGCGAAATGGGTCGGGCTTTGCCAATGGGTTAAACCCGGAATAATGTGGTCGTTCACATCTTTGAGAATGGTTTCGATAGGTTCTGGAATTTTCGGAGCGGATTTGGGTAACCGTTTTCGGAGATAACCCGGTTCGACCCGGCTTAGAACCGGGTAGGATTCGATGTTGTTATAGTAATCTGCTATGAAATCGATTACCATATGGCCTTGTCTTCTGAACTCTTCGGATTCTAATGGGTTCATGATTGGTTATTTTGGGAATGTGAAAATGCTTTTGGAGAATGGGATATTATAATGTAATAATTCAGAAAAAGCTTTCTACTGATGTTATTTTCTGCATACAATTGCAACAAATATTTCTAGCTATTTATAGATTTTGTTCAACTCAAATACACGGCTGAGATCTACGGCCACCTAAATTAAGTGGTTGGGATTCATTTTACGTACACAAGGATTCAAGTATAGTGCTCTAATTTAAAATCTTCGTCTagcaatgataaaaaaaaatatattttatatattaaaataatttatctttttagaaaatatatatagtctcaaaatatttaaataaattatttttatacgagtaaaaaaaatatatattatatatatattaaaataaggggaaaaaacaaaaaaatacaaaaaaggaaaaaaaattacaaaaatactttgggccggcccattaaacatttatacagtccacatacaaatatttacaaaaataccacatgcactaagccttcagctgtacagagcgaaccatgaagatgaaaatacgcgctcgtttcaaaaccgcaaaacaaccaaaatgaaaccacaacgagaaaaatacaactattaattctggcaaaatcaactggaaaagaatacatgcaatgatctaaactgaaaatgacgaaaaaaaaatcagaaaaactgtgaagaaactgaaattacacatttgttttctattttattcgatcaaaataactccccctaatatcgaaatctatattcatgaaatgtagatctgtaacaaacagatctggagctcccactaaatccaaaacaatgtatgatgtgaaaaatttaaaaaaaaacctcatgaataatacatctacgttatatacagttgcattttgatttattttttgttttggttgccttatagttgcattatcgttttatgatagtttatatattatgcaagaatttaatttgatggggactaagaaatagtagttatacatagtaagttttgtgcaaatagttgcatattaattttatagtgaaataacatatgcaagtagcaaaactataacaaaactacaaaacaactgtatgcaagtgcaaatagttgccttatagttgcattatcgttttatgatagtttatatattatgcaagaatttaatttgatggggactaagaaatagtagttatacatagtaagttttgtgcaaatagttgcatattaattttatagtgaaataacatatgcaagtagcaaaactataataaaactacaaaacaactgtatgcaagtgcaaatagttgccttatagttgcattatcgttttatgatagtttatatattatgcaagaatttaatttgatggggactaagaaatagtagttatacatattaagttttgtgcaaatagttgcatattaattgtatagtgaaataacatacgCAAGTAgccaaactataataaaactacaaaacaactgtatacaaactataatacaggaaaaactctttgaacatcaacatccatgataaatctcattgttacccattgatgatataaaaatgggacTGACCGGGTTAATCTAATCTATTAGCTTTGCCACCTTTACTCATAAATCTTAATCATGTTTATCCTAatacttttctaatattaattttataactctACTCACGTCAATACTACTATAAGCATGAATTAGATCGTTTTCTTTTCAAGTATAGAATATCATCGGTAattgtttcttattattttattttgttatctaATTATTTCGACGTGGCTTTGAGCTAGTCCAGCGAGAATGAAAATGACATTAAAATTGTACGAATTTATTTGTACATGCTTATATCAGTTGAATGGCCTAGTCAAAGTCTTCTCTTTTGTCATGAAAGTATTTCAGAAGTTGTAAAGTTAAACTAATaagttaaaaagatttaattaaaaactgaaataaaattaaaaataaaaataaaagaaaaaaaaaaagagagtgaaatgatggattgattgatagaagtcaatcctagacctaagcaacaatatataagaaactagctttacatttaaaaattaaaaataaaaagaaaagaagaattgttatggaaaaaaaataaaaaattaaaaactgaaaataaaaataaaaataaaaataaaaaattaaaaactgaaataaaattaaaaataaaaaattaaaaacttaaataaaattaaaaataaaaagaaaagaagaaaaaaaagagagtgaaatgatggattgattgatagaaaatgaaaaaagagagggaagagagtaggatttgatagatgatggatggaatgatgactaagtggtatttgtgtaataaaaccaactttgtaagtaaaaatgtaGACATAGGCGTGTAGAtgtatttaggtaataaattgtgcaaaatggatttttcatgtaaaaatttcttaaaataatttatctttttagaaaatatatataatcttaaaatatttaaataaagtaTTTTTATACGGATGAGtagattaattattaaataaaaaattattttatgaattttaattcATGTTTTATTTTGTGCTTACGTGTCGTGTCGTGCTAAGAAATTTATATTTTCGTGTCGTGCTTTCGTGCTTGTCGTGTCGTGCCCTGCTCAAGCTCATATTTTTTGTGGCGTTCCTGGGCCCATATTAATTTGTGTCATGTTGAGTCCAAGCTTATATTTTTTTCGTGTCGTATCGTACTTCTGTCACAtgttctcttgctgattttgtATCGTATCAAAAAGTCTGACCCGAATGTACAACTTTAGGTAGGCATAACCCGACCTGTAGGTTCGATATTTTCTTGCCATGGCCGAACTTGTTCCTTATGTTcaccttttttattattattattattattattattattattattattattattattattatttacaatTATTAAGCTAATTACTAAATTATATGTATCTTTTATagcttaaattatttttatacaaattttcaaaaatattacaGAGAATCATATTAGAAAatcattataattattaaaatttaattgtttacttacaaatattttaatttttatgccATGCTctacaaataaattaatatatacctttagtttttaattatagaatttatatttaagtttaattaccATTGTCTTCTTAATGTGTCGTGCTTTTTAAGTTTATCGTGTCTTATTATCTTTTGGGGTTAGTTTATTCGTACTTACGTATTGTGTTTATCGGACTTGGTGTGTTATGTCGTGCTTTAATAGATATTTTCTGCGTCGTATCGTGTCAATTTgtagtattgtattgtattgtgttgtacctaaacttatatttttcaatatcttcaatatcataCTCGTACCACCGGAACTTATGCCAATTTCATATCgtatcaaaaatatctaacccgTATTTGTAACACTATTCAAGTAcaaagtcaattaattttaattattaattatgtttcttttctttttaaaactATAAATGCATAAAACATTGTAAGAGTGATCAATATGATGGTCCCCACTCCCCTATACGTACCAACATAGGGAGATATAGACCAGAATAAAATATATGATCTTTCAAATTTGTTTGGAAAGCgaaatttgattttaaaaatatgaaCTTAAACCTAAGTTGCTTAATATTTATAGTATAAGTATATTTCATTGTATACTCTAAATTACTTccttcatttcaaaaaaatactcAAATTTTCTTAGAGGTTATCTCTTTCCCATTAGCTCGATCTCTTTTCCCCTCTTTTTGGTCCTCACCAAACTCCACCACCGAAACCACCGTTGAACATTGGTGACCACCACCCATGACCTGTAgtgaatattttaccaagatctagatttactaacaagtatgttgagttaacatcctaaatatgaatatctctaaaaaaaatgaaattaaacacataagagtttagaaaatcttacattgatttgcagcagaatataatgactccttccgctcagatctctaacccttgttcctttctgtcacaaagtattatcaagatctgagcctagatctctttctctccttcgggttggttaccaccgtcttctACACTATGATTGactacttgacttgctatgtgtgagCAAGACACTCGATCACTATAGGCCGActatgaagaacaatgaaggagacTTGAAAACTGTATAGAAGTTGTCTCTTATCTACTAGTTGtcagagaatgaaaactaggtttgatttggttgaaggcaATAGGTGGATGAGAtaagagcatcatgttccttttatagtgtttcaactacggcttagatttgaattatatggattaaaaagaataaaatattgggcaaaattacaCCTACTTGTCGGCCACTTAATGGACCATTCTCTAGTTAcgattttgccactttatttcaactacttattcttctttcaataataccatattttccaattcaatcctataaatgccaaaactatttatttaataattataattaattatcaaataaaattaccatttatattatttattaattagaccatgcaaagtcttttaattaacaaatagaccctaaaatctcttttcttcacaattaagcctttacttagtgaaaattcacaaataagacatagtctgattttagaatgataattgattaactaaaatcaattaactgagtctgtaagtagtattatctcaactagtgaggggacaaTGGGcttatataactgagcttccaataagtagaactagaattgaccaagtaaattccctaacttattaattccttcttgcgccactatagattcggAATTGAATTAcaatctcaattacatagaaaattctatatgtaccaagatatagatacgttatgattatccattgttacaatcctaatagtcaaagatcctctatagatgatctacactgaaaagggacaaatttattgttctaccctttaatgtattttatccttaaaatacttagctacttataaatgatatttcagtaaactaatataattattgaaatgaggcctcaatcatttatctctattcagccaagctcgaaggaaatcatcgtttcacttttaaatacttatagaagctatagattctatatctatgattagcgctcctacacaattgaactaccatattCCCATACTCTATATCAGGATTACGatctatagacctaagatcaaatagtgatattgacttagaaagatttaaaggtaagtttatgatatcttatccaagttcaatatcagtccaatctaatgtatactccatacatccgatattggtaaactttgccaatgtcctagaaatgacataacacttatccaaggcgtaagtatactttatcgtcGATTATCATGTCCGTCTAAATCTAgtaaactgacaaatcatgggaattaaacttttgaacatataatcatgattatattttactgtgctgacgacaccataatcatgaataaatatatatttatatatgttatggacttaatTGAATTTATACAAtaagtataatcatgaaataaatcatgtgagccGTGCAACATAgaacgatttctgatctttataaattagtaaatctgattatattgaaatgggttttatttaggccagAAAGTGTTAGGATATCTTTAGcctattatttatgttatttttaaagttaattttcttctttattgtcactttttataataaatgtatgcttgttttctttaattttaagtttcgacacttggaatgtataaatttgTCAAATGTCAAAAAACAAAttatctataaaatagaaaaaaaaaattgtgcaaAAAAATAAAGCTAAACTTCAAGTTTAAATTCGACTATGAtttgttcagattttggaaaaagtcaagcCATAAAAGTTCTAGCTCTCTCTTTCAGCTTTttggaacatcttgaatcatcCGATTCCGaacaatattgagagagttatggccaaaatactatcagttaTTATAGCtagaaatttctaaaaaaaaaaaagataaaaagataGCGAGAAAAAAAGATAGAGTTGCGATttttatcttgtttaagtttaaACTTTAAATCATTTTAGTATCTTTTAGGTAGCCGTGTTAGCCTATATAAAcacattattattagtatttttagtacATTTTCAGAGCTGAAAAAAACTCAGAAACTCTTAATTAGAAAGCAATTCAGAAGGAAATCAGAGGAATCAATGAGTACAAATTTTGGAAGTCGAATTCAATACTGGAGGCATTTTTTAGAGAGTTTTCaacattcttttcttctctattttcttaaaGTAATATGAGTGAATTTGCTACGAtgaacatgagtagcta
This region of Cannabis sativa cultivar Pink pepper isolate KNU-18-1 chromosome 7, ASM2916894v1, whole genome shotgun sequence genomic DNA includes:
- the LOC115697085 gene encoding tyrosine decarboxylase-like is translated as MNPLESEEFRRQGHMVIDFIADYYNNIESYPVLSRVEPGYLRKRLPKSAPKIPEPIETILKDVNDHIIPGLTHWQSPTHFALFPSSGSTAGFLGETLAAGLNVVGLNWVSSPAATELETVVMDWLGEMLKLPNSFLFSGTGGGVLMGTTCEAVICTLVAARDRKLNEIGRENIGKLVVYGSDHTHSAFQKASRIVGIHPENCRIIETSKKTLLSMSSEILKKKIVADVEAGLVPLFVCATVGTTATTAVDPLGPISDVAKDHDMWVHVDAAYAGSACICPEFRHFIDGVERVNSFSFNAHKWFFTTLDCCCLWVKDPIALTKSLSTSPEFLNNKATESKLVVDYKDWQITLSRRFRSLKLWLVLRSYGVERLQGFLRSHVKMAKQFEALLGTDDRFEVVVKRNFSLVCFRISPLAISKFKIIITTTTTTTTKNDVVFGDEYGVINGNVNLREACINDVNKELLESINGSGRVYMSHCMVGDVYALRFAVGSTLTEESHIVRAWKVVKQHADAILANYI